Below is a window of Mycolicibacterium rhodesiae NBB3 DNA.
GCGATCGCGATCGGTGCCATGGTTCCGGCATGCACCTCTGGGAACCAGAACGATGCGGTGCGGGAGGCGCCGTCCTCGGTCACGGTGAGGAGTAGGTTGCGAGCCGGTGTGGTGATCTTCGCAAGCAGCACGAACAGCACCGGCACAATCACCAGGAGTACCAGCAGCACCGGGTTTCGGCGCAGATCGACCAGACCGAACCGCAGCGCGGTAGCCAACTGTCCAGAAGTGCGATGGCTGCGTCGGCCGGTGCGTGAGCCCGCCGCCAACACCGCCGCGGCGACCACAACCGCACCCACGACCCAGACAAGGGAAATTCCGAGATCGCCCAGCCGCCCACCGTGACGCGATGGCAGGTCGACCATCCACAGCGTGACGAAATGCGTTGGGAAGAACCGCGATATCACGTAGTCGCCACCGCTGCCCCCAGGACCGAAGAACACGTCGATTATCCAGATGAGCAGGATCGCCACCGCGCCGTTGACCGGATTGCTAACCGCCACACCCACAAGCGCGCCGATCGCCAGATAGATGACGGCGAACATCAAAGTGCCAGCGATCACGCGGCCCGGATCGTCGATTCCCGTGCGCACCGCCAACGCGACCAACGCGACCGCCGACACCAGGCCAGCCAGCAGCAGCCCGGTGCCCGCCCGGCCGGCGATCAGACGTGCCGGCGGCAAGCCGGCCAGCAGCATCCGCTTGTCAGCGGCGCGGGCTGAACGGACTTGGAAGTACATCGCCAGGCTGGAGAGGAAGCCGGCCGCCCAGCCCGCCGTCGTGGTCTCAAGCGCGGGGCCGAGCTCCCCGCCCAACAACTCCATCGCATCGGCCAATGAGCGGGCCGCCACCATGACGAACACCAGCGGTACCAGGACCATGACTATCAAGTTCACTGGATTGCGCACATAGCCGGCGACAAATGACCGGGTCAGCAGCAGTGTTGGCCGCCATTGCTCATGCACCGCGGTCGTCATCGCGGGACAGCCTGCCCCGTGCACACCTGCCCGTTGCAGAGCTGAAGGATGCGGTCGAAGCGATGTTCGTCGGCCACGAAATGGCTGATGATCAGCACCGATCGTCCCGCTTCGCGGCGATGGCTCATCAACTCCCAGAACTTCAGGTAGGTGTCCCAGTCGAGTCCGGCGTAGGGCTCGTCAAGCAACAAGACTTGAGGGTCGGGCAGCATAGCTAGGGTCAGGTTGAGCTTGGCCAACGTGCCGCCGGAGAGGCGGTCGGCGCGTGTGCCCGCATATCGTTCAAAGCCCAACGCTTCGTATAGGTCTCGGCGGGCACGCCGTTCGGCCTCGTGGGTCATTCGGTAGGCGCGGGCGAACAGTTCGATGTGCTCGTCGCACGTCAGCCGGTCATAGACGACCGGCTGCTGCGGGCAATAGCCGAGGATCCCCGAGCGGGTCACGGTCCCAGCGTCGGGGGCCAATTCGCCGACGAGGATCTTCATCATCGTCGACTTGCCGGAACCGTTCTCGCCCACCAATACGACGACCTCACCCGGAGAGAGGGTCAGATCGACGCCCCGCAGCACCGACTGGCGGTGCGACACGGGCCACATGCCCTGGCGAAACGACTTTTCAATCCCCTGTGCCGACAGCACAGACAGGGACGACCCTGTCACCGGCTCATCGGATGTCGCTGTTGCGGTCGCCTTGTGATTCATGATCGATCGGTACTCGATCGGTTAGGAGCGTCCGGAGGAGTCGTGGTGTTGATGCGTGTCATCGCTACTGCCATCGGACCCATGACCGTGGCCGCCACCCATCATGAACATCATCATCAGCGGGCACGCCAACACCACCAGCAGGAGTAAGAGCGTCGAGATTGGCACCCCGACGACGACTGCGGCGACGATCGCGGCGGCCAAGGCTATTGCGTACCACGGGTAATACTGGCGCTTCATCTTGTTTCCTTCCGTTCAGGTTTGGATTAACGGTGCGCCACTTGCGTGGCGAAGCCAATGGGACTACGGACTTGATCCGTAGCACAAAGGTCATCATCTGTATGGACCAAAGTCCCTATGGGTTCGCGGCCGTATCGCCGTTGCCGGGATGCGGTAGCCGCCAACGGGCGCGGCGAGCGCGACGCTCAAAGCCAGTACTTTTGACCCTCCGGGCCGCGCCGACAAGGAGCATGTCGTCACAGCGGGGCTCGATCGTCCAGTGCCGTGCAACCCATGGCAGAGGTGATTGATTAGTGTTGGCGGCGTGTCGATGACGGTGCCTCGCTCGAGTTGCACTTTCAGATCGACGTGCTTGGCCCCCATCCGTTCACGCGGCCTCTAGGCCGGCTGAGTCAAAGTGGCTGGTGGGCGCTGCTATGCACAGGTCTCGGGCTCATATTGGCAGCACCGTGGTCGTCACGAATTGGTCGCGGATCCAGCCGACGAAAACGGCCCATTCACCGGTCACCAGTGCGATGCCCACGGCGATCAACATGGCGCCACCGACGATCTGTATGCGGCGGGTGTTGCGCCGGAGCCACCCCAACCAGCGCTGCATCGCGCTCGTGCTCAGCGCCAGCAGGACAAATGGCACGCCAAGTCCTAGGCAATACGCGACGATGAGAAGCACCCCGCGTGCCGCAGTTACGCCTTGCGTGCCGGCGGACACGGAGAGGACGCCGGCCAGCGTGGGTCCCAAGCAGGGCGTCCAGCCGAGCCCGAATGTCGCGCCGAGCAGCGGTGCTCCCACCATGCCGGTCATCCGGCGTGGGTGAAACCTGATGTCGCGCTGCAGCGTTGGGATGAACCCGATGAATACCAGGCCCATGACGATGGTGATTACGCCGCCGATCTGCTGCAGCAGGTTGCTGCTGAGTGCCAGTGCGCCGATCAATCCGAACACTGACGCCGTCGCTGCAACGAACACGACTGTGAACCCGGCGACAAACAATAGGGCAGCACCGGCTGCACGCCACGAATCCCGCGCTGCCGGCGGCTCATCTGGTGAGCCGTTCGCCCCTGCGGCGCCGGCGAGGTAGGACAGATAGCCTGGCACCAAGGGGATGCAACAGGGAGACGCGAAGGAGACGGTACCGGCTAGTGCGGCCGCGCCCAGCCCGAGCAGCAGCGGTCCGGACGCCGCCGCCGCGCCGAAAGCGTCACCGATGCCCTGGGCGTGTGCGCTCATGGCTCTGCCGCGATCCGCTGCACGGCGGGCCGCAGATCCTCGGCGAGCAGCGTCCGCAAGTAGACAGCCGCGACCCTGTGCTTGCGGTCGAGGACCAGCGTGGTGGGTACCACGCTGGTGGGGTAGCCCTTGCCGAGGGCGATCAGGCTGCGCATCGCAGGGTCGAAGATCGACGGGTAGCTTACATTGCGGTCGGTGACGAAATCCTTTGCCGCCGAACGGTCATCCCGCACATCGATACCGAGGAATGCCACGCCGAGGGGTTCGGTCTCACTGAACACCTGCTCCAGCTCTGGAGTCTCGGTGCGACACGGTGCGCACCAGGACCCCCAGATGTTGACCACGACCACCTTGCCGGCGAAATCGGATAGATGGATCGCTCGATCGTCCATCAGCGCGGGACCCGTGAGGTCGCCGATGCTGCCCCGTGACTCCGGCGGATCGTAGTAGAGGTCGGTCTTGCCCCCGGGTGACACGAACTCGAATGTGCCGCCCTGCGCGACGGCATCGCGTCCAGTGGCGCATCCCACCACGATGAGGGCCGCGATGGCGCACACCCCGAGTGCACGCAGGCGATTGGGCATCGGTTCTCCACTGGTGATGGATTTCCATCGGGTCTACTATGCGTGTACGTAGATCGTAGGTCAACGCGTGCGAACGACGGCGCGCAGGATCCTACGCGCCGAAGGGAGTCCCGAATGGAGCAGCTACTCTTGGCGGCCGCCGCGCTGGCCTGCCCGGTTGGTATGGGCGCGATGATGTTCCTGATGATGCGGCCCAGTCGCGGGACGGACATGCCTGAGCGTGAGGAAATGACTCGACTGCGGGCGGAGGTCGACCAGCTGAAGTCTGAACGACAACACCACATCTGAGGTTGCCGAACTCGTTTCCGGCCTGGACGCTGCCCTGTTGACGTGTCCTGCGAAGAACAATTAGGTCGAGGACTAGCTACTAAGCTACGCAGTAGCTTCAGGTGACGACGCGTCTGCAGACGAAGGGAGCGTGTTCATGGCGGCGAGGAAAAGCCCCCGTACGACGGTGAAGTCTTCACGAGATGGACGCAAGGCCATCGCGCGTGCGCAGTCGAGCCGGCGTAGCGGCTGGCTGTGGCTGGCCGCCGGCGTTGTCTTCGCCGCTCCCATTGTGGTGATCGTGATTATCAGCATCATTAAATCGCCCGGACAGCCCACACCGGACACGGAATCGGCGAGCCTGCAGAGTCCACCGGCCACCGTGGCCGCGGGCGGCGAAACGATGCCGCCGTGGCCGGCGCCTGCGGATGCGAGTGCGGCGGTGGCCGCAGCCGGGTTGCCGATGTTAGGTAGCGAAGGGGCCGTGGAGCACATTCACGCCCATCTGGATGTACTCGTTGACGGGCAGCCTGTGGCGGTTCCAGCCGAGTTGGGTATCGACACCAAGCGCGGCACTATTAGCCCGCTGCACACCCATGACGGCAGCGGCGTGATTCACGTTGAGTCCCCGGTGAAAAGACAGTTCAGCCTGGGGGAGGTTTTCACCGAATGGCAGGTGAATTTATCGGCGGACAACATCGGGGCGCTGCGCGCCGTCGACGGTAAGGCCGTGCGCGTTTTCGTCAACGGCGCACAGCAGACCGGAAACCCGGCGGCCATCATGCTGGGCGATCGCGACGAGATCGCCCTGGTCTACGGCGTCCCCCGCCCTGGCGAAACCATTCCCTCGACATACGACTTCGCCGAAGGCGTGTGACGCCAGCCCGACGGCAAGGAAAATTGCACAGGCCGACCGCGAAGGAGGCGACATGGCGGATCTGTCCGAATTCCAGCATCCACGGTTCGCACGCATGTATGAGCGGATCAGCGCCGAGTCGGAGCAGCGTGGCACCGCGCAGCATCGCGACCGAGCTCTTGCTGGCCTGTCCGGCCGGGTGATTGAGGTCGGCGCCGGCAACGGCATGAACTTCGGCCACTATCCGACTACGGTCGCAGAAGTCGTCGCGGTCGAGCCTGAGGATCACCTGCGGACACTGGCTGAGCGGGCTGCTGAAACCGCAGCTGTGCCGGTACACGTGGTGGCCGGTCACGCGACCGCGCTGCCGGTGGCAGATGCCACCTTCGACGGTGCCGTTGCGTCGTTGGTGTTGTGCTCGGTCGCGGATGTGCCGGCCGCATTGGCCGAGCTGCGGCGGGTGCTCAAGCCGAACGGCCAGCTTCGGTTCTTCGAGCACGTGCGTTCGACCAAACCATGGTTCGCGTTGGTGGAGGATGCCCTCACGCCGCTGTGGTCACGGGTGGGTGGGGGCTGTCACCTCAACCGCGACACTGCGGCGGCTATCCGCGCCGCGGGATTCGCCATCGAATCCCTTCAACGGTTCCACTACGCGCCGCTGCGGTTCTTTCCATCCCAGGCCCACATTCTGGGAATCGCCCGCCCCGGCACGTGAGTTACTCAGGAGAGGGATAGAGGATGCGGCGCGTCACGAGATGCTTTGGGTCGGTGAGGATTTCCTCGGTGATACGGCCGCGGTCGTCGAGAGTGAGCTGAACGTTGATGGAGGCGGCGGGATAACCCAGCGCCAAGCGCACCACCGTGCCTGGGGGCGAGGTTCGCGCCGCGATCGGCGCGGTGCCATCGGCATAGGGCTCCTGGGAGAGGAAGAAGGCGGCGTCCAGGTCGAGCCGGTTCGGTTCGGGTGGGTCGGCGGTGGTGTCGCTGGTGACGGTTTCATAGACCGCGAGCCTGCCGGCCGCGCGGGTCGCGGCGACGGCTGCGGCCAGATCAGCCGCGCCGGGACGCGGTGGCCACGATACGATCAGCCCGGTGGCGCCGCCGGGCCAGCCTGTGGCTCCGGCGCGCAGCGTCAACACATTGTCACCGTCACGCCACGCCAGCCGCGTGAAATAGCATCCGCTGCCGCAGCCGGTCAGCGCGAGAGCCGACTCACCTAGCGAGGCCGCCAAGCTGTAGTCCTGGCCGGGTTCAGCAGCGTAGTAGTCGCCGCGCCGCGGTGTGGACAGCCGGACCACGAGCAGCCCTTCACTGGCGGTCAGGCTGATACCGACCTGGCCGGCCAGGGTGCCCAGCGACACGACAGGACCGGTTGGTTGCGGCGGCAGCGCCGCCGCCGTCCCGGTGGGCGGCGGTGTGGACACCAGCACAGCGCTGGCTGCCAGCACGACCACCAGAAGCGCGGCTTCGATGGCCATCGCTCTCCGTATCCGCGTCGCCTGACGGGTATCGCGGTGGATCAGCCTCGAGGACAGCGCCGCCGCCGACGCTGCCACGACGAGCCCGAGTTTGATCAGCAGCACCTTGCCGTAGGTGGTTGAGACCAGTTGCGGCAGGGGGACTAACATCAGCGCGCTGATCACACCCGTGGCCACCACCACGACATAGGTCACCACCGCCAGCCGGACATAGGAGGCCAAGACCCAACGGAGGGCGTTTGGCACCGCTCGCCACGCCACCACCGCCCGCGTTGTGTGCACGAGCGCGCCCACCCAAACCGTGACCGCCGCCAGGTGCACCCCGGTCAGAACCGCGCCCCAGCCGCCGAATGTTGTGCCCGCATGCGAGCGGATCCCGTCGGCGGCGATCACCACCGCCAGCGGAACCAGAGCCCACCGACCCCGACTCGCAAGGGCCAACGCAGTCAACAGTCCACCGGCCTCAATCAACAGCAACACACCCGCGCGGCCATCCCACACCGCACTGACGGTGCCGGCGTCAAGGGCCCGACCAGCGACCAAAGCCATCGCCGCGATGAGCGCAACCACCATCCCTGCAGGCGCCCACGACCGCACGGGTGACAAATCCGGGCGTGCAGCACGTGCAGCATCGGTCGCACGGCGACCAATCAAGCCACCGACTGCGGCGGCCAACCCGGCGAAAAGCAGCCAGCGCAACGCACTTTCACCCCAAGCCGGCGTCGCGGAAGCGGTTGGCGCGGCAGCCGACAGCGTCACGCCGACCGCGAAGCGGAACTCCTGCTCGACCTGATCACCGTCACCGCCGGTGACGCGCCAACGGACCGCATAGGTCCCCGGCGCTAAAGCAGAAACCGGCGCGGCGGTGACGAAGCGGCCGTCGCGCGCGAGGTTGGCCGGCCCGACCGGTACGTCGCGGCGGGATTGATCCAGCACCACAATCGCGCGCATGCCGATGGTGACAGGTTCGTTGAACAGCAGTGTGATCGCCTCGGGTGACGTCGCAACCGCGGTCTCTGCTGTGGGTTCGGTGAACAGCAACGTGGGATGCGCCTGCGCGCTACCCGCCCCCGGCCCCACCGATATCTGCACGGCGAACGCAAACGCGATGAGCCCACACCGCAGCGAGGTGATGATGCGGGGACACCGACTCGGCCATTGGGCGCCGTCGACACAAAGGGCGCCATTGTGAAGCCGGTGTCTGCAACCCTCGCTTGCCGGCCCCCTGACACCAGGTAACGACGCGCCCGGCGCGGTCGCGCGTAACCTAGCATCGGTTGATGGGGACATGGCCTTCGTTCTGCTGCTAAGGCAACGATTTTCGCCCATGGCAAGAACCGGGTGAGGCGGATTCTTGGCCGTTGTCGGGCGCTATCGCGGCAACGGCAGTCGTCACCGGCGGGAAGAAGCTGCGCCAGTCTCCTTCGTCCCATAATCGTCGCGAGACGGTGGCGGGCATCAGCGGCTGCCGATCCGGGCCTGGCTGAACGCACGAAGTCTGCGCGCTGCACCCGTGCCGCCTTTGACGTTATGCATGGGACAAGCCTTCGATTACCAAACCGTATGGAACGGCATTACGCTCTTGGTACGTAGACCATACGCCGTTCCGCCGAAGGGGCGCACCATGCGTGACAGAGGCTCGACACGGACAGCCGGGAGGCCAACGGTGCGTACACGCGGATTTGGCGAACTCGAAGCCGTCATCATGGACCGCATCTGGAACCGTGGTTCCGACACGACGACGACGGTGCGAGAAATATTCGACGAACTAGCGGCAGAACGCGACATCGCCTACACCACAGTAATGTCCACGATGGACAATCTGCACAGCAAGGGCTACCTGGCCCGAGAGCGCGACGGCAAAGCTTACCGGTATTGGCCCACCTTGACCCGGGAGCAACACAGCGCAAGCCTCATGCGCGCGGCGTTGGACTCCGGCGGCCAACCCGATCTGGTTCTCAGCTACTTCCTCGAACAAATCGGCCCCGAGGAGTCGGCGCGCCTGCGTGCCGCGCTCCGTCGACGGACGAAGCGAGCGG
It encodes the following:
- a CDS encoding ABC transporter permease, which encodes MTTAVHEQWRPTLLLTRSFVAGYVRNPVNLIVMVLVPLVFVMVAARSLADAMELLGGELGPALETTTAGWAAGFLSSLAMYFQVRSARAADKRMLLAGLPPARLIAGRAGTGLLLAGLVSAVALVALAVRTGIDDPGRVIAGTLMFAVIYLAIGALVGVAVSNPVNGAVAILLIWIIDVFFGPGGSGGDYVISRFFPTHFVTLWMVDLPSRHGGRLGDLGISLVWVVGAVVVAAAVLAAGSRTGRRSHRTSGQLATALRFGLVDLRRNPVLLVLLVIVPVLFVLLAKITTPARNLLLTVTEDGASRTASFWFPEVHAGTMAPIAIAGLAALAGMFVVIDAAAGDGRLRLAGYRTRVVVAARLGVVAVAVVVISVAALAMTATVFDAAQWAGYAGANLLLGMTYALVGVIIGPLFGRVAGVFIAFLVPFLDLGIAQSPMLRPVPEEWANLLPGYGWTKVLFDTGLTAHFDQTGPLLAGLAWLGGLLVVASLVLARSRQQGRTLVAG
- a CDS encoding ABC transporter ATP-binding protein, which translates into the protein MNHKATATATSDEPVTGSSLSVLSAQGIEKSFRQGMWPVSHRQSVLRGVDLTLSPGEVVVLVGENGSGKSTMMKILVGELAPDAGTVTRSGILGYCPQQPVVYDRLTCDEHIELFARAYRMTHEAERRARRDLYEALGFERYAGTRADRLSGGTLAKLNLTLAMLPDPQVLLLDEPYAGLDWDTYLKFWELMSHRREAGRSVLIISHFVADEHRFDRILQLCNGQVCTGQAVPR
- a CDS encoding DUF2933 domain-containing protein; the encoded protein is MKRQYYPWYAIALAAAIVAAVVVGVPISTLLLLLVVLACPLMMMFMMGGGHGHGSDGSSDDTHQHHDSSGRS
- a CDS encoding cytochrome c biogenesis CcdA family protein — translated: MSAHAQGIGDAFGAAAASGPLLLGLGAAALAGTVSFASPCCIPLVPGYLSYLAGAAGANGSPDEPPAARDSWRAAGAALLFVAGFTVVFVAATASVFGLIGALALSSNLLQQIGGVITIVMGLVFIGFIPTLQRDIRFHPRRMTGMVGAPLLGATFGLGWTPCLGPTLAGVLSVSAGTQGVTAARGVLLIVAYCLGLGVPFVLLALSTSAMQRWLGWLRRNTRRIQIVGGAMLIAVGIALVTGEWAVFVGWIRDQFVTTTVLPI
- a CDS encoding TlpA family protein disulfide reductase — protein: MPNRLRALGVCAIAALIVVGCATGRDAVAQGGTFEFVSPGGKTDLYYDPPESRGSIGDLTGPALMDDRAIHLSDFAGKVVVVNIWGSWCAPCRTETPELEQVFSETEPLGVAFLGIDVRDDRSAAKDFVTDRNVSYPSIFDPAMRSLIALGKGYPTSVVPTTLVLDRKHRVAAVYLRTLLAEDLRPAVQRIAAEP
- a CDS encoding class I SAM-dependent methyltransferase — protein: MADLSEFQHPRFARMYERISAESEQRGTAQHRDRALAGLSGRVIEVGAGNGMNFGHYPTTVAEVVAVEPEDHLRTLAERAAETAAVPVHVVAGHATALPVADATFDGAVASLVLCSVADVPAALAELRRVLKPNGQLRFFEHVRSTKPWFALVEDALTPLWSRVGGGCHLNRDTAAAIRAAGFAIESLQRFHYAPLRFFPSQAHILGIARPGT
- a CDS encoding copper resistance CopC/CopD family protein translates to MQISVGPGAGSAQAHPTLLFTEPTAETAVATSPEAITLLFNEPVTIGMRAIVVLDQSRRDVPVGPANLARDGRFVTAAPVSALAPGTYAVRWRVTGGDGDQVEQEFRFAVGVTLSAAAPTASATPAWGESALRWLLFAGLAAAVGGLIGRRATDAARAARPDLSPVRSWAPAGMVVALIAAMALVAGRALDAGTVSAVWDGRAGVLLLIEAGGLLTALALASRGRWALVPLAVVIAADGIRSHAGTTFGGWGAVLTGVHLAAVTVWVGALVHTTRAVVAWRAVPNALRWVLASYVRLAVVTYVVVVATGVISALMLVPLPQLVSTTYGKVLLIKLGLVVAASAAALSSRLIHRDTRQATRIRRAMAIEAALLVVVLAASAVLVSTPPPTGTAAALPPQPTGPVVSLGTLAGQVGISLTASEGLLVVRLSTPRRGDYYAAEPGQDYSLAASLGESALALTGCGSGCYFTRLAWRDGDNVLTLRAGATGWPGGATGLIVSWPPRPGAADLAAAVAATRAAGRLAVYETVTSDTTADPPEPNRLDLDAAFFLSQEPYADGTAPIAARTSPPGTVVRLALGYPAASINVQLTLDDRGRITEEILTDPKHLVTRRILYPSPE
- a CDS encoding BlaI/MecI/CopY family transcriptional regulator encodes the protein MRTRGFGELEAVIMDRIWNRGSDTTTTVREIFDELAAERDIAYTTVMSTMDNLHSKGYLARERDGKAYRYWPTLTREQHSASLMRAALDSGGQPDLVLSYFLEQIGPEESARLRAALRRRTKRAAKR